The Glycine soja cultivar W05 chromosome 9, ASM419377v2, whole genome shotgun sequence sequence TTATATGGAGTCTTTTGTCATctcaaaacatttttatttttaaaaagtatgcaTTGTTTATGTGTTTTAAGTTTAGGAAGTTCAACAATGCTGAGAATGTGTATCCTAAAGCACAAAACAACTAACATCAGAGAATCATTCCAACAACCGACATTCTTGGTCTAGTGATTGCTTTAGTTTCTTCATAATGGTAGAGCTCCATGGCTGTCTAGTGATCGGTAGATGATCACCTACAAGCACTCAAGTAAGTTGTGTGTCCAAAGAAAGAGTGATGAAGATCAAAGAAGAGAGTGTACCTTGGAGGTGGAAATTTGTTGGAGATTAATAGGAGTCTAGAAGTGGAGTAGGAAAGCTTAGGTGAATGGTAAACCTTCTAACGAATCTTATTTATTATGTCACTACAATTGAGAGAAGGAAGACCAGTTGAGATGCACCTTAGTTCAAACCATGACGCACCTctaaaataaagaagtaaaagcAATTAAAAACTAGATACATGTTTATCTTttcacatttgaattaataGTATGTTTTGGAAgaatatattatgaaaataattaacttaatctcatttaagtataatttaatGGATAGGGATCAATTGCATTTGCATGCATATTTCTCAAATGAAGTTATATCTCAATTAATACTTACAtggtatttaaaatatatttaaaatatgattgtaGTGATAAAGTTAAAGGTTACATTCTTGTATTGAAATTAATCATCTATCTCTAtaattatctcatttttttatctccctgttatAAGTAATATGTAATTGAAAGATAATAATGTGTCATATAATTAGTTAATCCTGTCcagaaaattaagagaaaaaccCAAAATATACATTTAGTAATGCATATACGTAGTCACACATCTATCTTTGTTACATCTTGATGAATCACATAACAAAAATAAGTAAaggtaaaattaatttctatgttctctctttgtcttgtccttttttcttattattttgctCATTTAAACCACCTGAATTATCATTTATGATCTATAATTGtagttaaaatttctaatgtttgCATTTTTGGAAACACGGAGGTGGATTTGAAAAAGAACTTGAACCAGCAAGAGCTCACGCCATAAAGATATGGGGCAAGTTTGCATATACAAATTTTTCGGTATGTCATCGtatattgaatttgatttttagtataGCAACATGTACTTTAGATTATCGATTCAATTATAGTTAATTGAACTAATTAATTTCATCTCTTCATTACGCTATGAATCATAGGAGAGTTGTTATTTGAAGGAAATCTTAGAAATGCAAAGTATGAGCGTATGAGAATGTATTCTTGCAATTAGAAGGTACACTTAGATTAATGATCAAATAAATAATGCCTTAATATTAATATGCATGCATAAATTGTCGTGCTagtattttttctcatttttagttgagatatattttggaaaaaaatgcttattttattcaaataaccTTTTGATTGGCAAGTAAAAAGAggtaattataatttcattaagATAAATTAAACCAAATGCATACTATAAGATCATGTTTGATTAAACATTTCTATTGCACTTATatgggagaagaaaataagtaaaatgCATTGAACTTCTccataaattaaaactaacttaTGCTCTTTAGCTTTtagaaaagttaaataaataaagcttACAAAAGTTAAATGTATAGGCTGATTTTAGCTTATACTAAAAGTTTAAttgttatattaattttcttattttcttttgctataGTGATTATGGAGAACTTTATTTAAACATGACCTGATAAATTATCTATCTAAATGTCTTTATACTTCGATGTTTATTTACCATATTCGTTTaacaaagcaaaaataaaataaaagttacgAATAAATTATTCAAACATTGTTGTAAATTATTCTAACTTGACAAAATATTCATGAATGCATTAAATCTTAACTATTTCAGGCATAGCAAGAATAATTCAACAACTGGGTTTGATGATTGCaacacactactagaaaaatatgATATGATGACACACATTCTACGCCAATGCTGAAGAATCTGTCGTAGTTGTCAACGTGGTGGCAATTACgtaattatataagttttttaagtGGCGTGTTTGTTGTACAACGACGTTTGTCTACAACACCGTCGTTGTAGTTTTGATGGAAGTCATCAAAGACGGTGCTTGTAGGTACACAGTCGGTGTCCCTAAACACCGTCATAAATTTTGTACTTTATATAGTCTCGCGGTAAACACCTAGCGCCCCCGCTATTGCCTGAACTAGTTACCCTCCAAAAACCTAGCTCCCCCGCTATTGCCTGAACTACTTCATCCCGTCGTGAACTCCGTCCCGCTACCACCCTGACGTTTTGTTTCTCGCCGTGAAGTACTTGAAGCCGAAGTGGACCTGCTGCTCCCACCACCGGTACTCCCACCTTTCGAGTGTTCCTGAAGGTAAGGATGTCAAATTTTTTGAGTTCTATTTTGGTAATGGAGCAATATGTTATAGTATTTAGGGTTTTTGAGTTGTTCTTTAGTAATGCTTGAATATGTGATTATCGACTTGTTCACTTGCCCTGACAATGTCATCGTTCAATACGCAAAAAGGATTTGAATCTGATGGTGTAATTATGCCCTGACATGTCAAAATGATGATCATGAGCATTCTGTACGCTTGCGTATGATCATGAACATCATCAAATCTGTTTCTTTTTCCCAAAATCCAGCTCATTTAGCTTTAGGTTAAAAAGGACATTATAGAATCAATTTAAGTGACCCGTTAACTCAACCACTGGAACAATTACATTTTGCATGTTTACCATCCACTGAGCATCCAGACACACATTCTATGTTTTATGTGTATCTTGCACTCTTCCTTTTTGTGTGAGAGATAGTGATGTCTAGAAGGAAACTTAAATGGTAAATTAGGATAAGATGAGATCGTGCATTTTGCAAGGAAAAACTAATTTTGTTATCATAAatctctctatttttatttgtaagggTGTTGGAGCTGGGTGGCTATTAATAATACCAACTCAAATTTACGTTTGGGCGTGaagcaaaatttaacatcaATACCTTTTAGTCAAGTTTCTAGACTCATTAGGATACCTATCGATAATTTCATATGATTGTGGCTTATATGTTCCCACCCTTTTGAGCCTTTCCATCATCTTTATTTGAGGCCAGATAAGTGCCAAGTTGGCTTTCTTGGTGTTTTATTGTTGTTCCTGTTAGAAAATCATCAAGGAAATATAACTTCCCTACAAACTAGTATAAGCTATTTGCAAACTCTAACCATAGAAATTTAATGCTAACTGATCCAAATGGTGGTAAGGCAAATGTgtttttttctgttcccttAACCTTTGTAAAGGACCATGCTTTAGCATAGTTGTCAATAGTGCCTAATAGTGTTGCTATCCTGTGCTCGCAAAGTGTAGCAGCTGGAGCATTTTACAAAAAAGGAATAGCTCTGCAGTTAGTGTTATGAATGATGGATGGCTGAAATCCAAATTTCTGCTACATAAACATGCCATTGCGCCCTATGGTGCCGCCATAGTGGGCTTCCCTTCACATTGTTGTCCATGGTGGTTGGCAAAAAAAAGAACCGCCATGCCATTCCACCATGGTGGCCTTGGTGCTGCCAAACACCCACCCTTTTCTGGGAACATATCCAGTATTTCTCAGCATTTTCTGGCCAGTTGTCACAGTTGGCCATCCCCAACATCTGTAGCCTCTGCTCTCCATCGTTTATGATCATCCCTGAGAATTTTGTGGCCATTTAATGCAAACCTGTTACTGTTTCCAGCGAAATGTGACCTTTGCTGCCTTGCTTTGTTCTGTTCATGTGTTctgttttaatcattttattctAATTGGTTAGAATAACAGCCATCCCGCAGTTCAGCTATAGTATTTTCATGGTCTTCCTCTTAGCCGATATTTGGGATTGGCAACTATGTTCTTTAGAGAACTGCCTATTCTTAATGTTGGCAAACTCAAGAGTCTATGTAAAATTCATGCTATAGTCGTATATAAGAGTCTATTTTATAGTCTTGGAACATCCATTGACTTGATATGCAAATTGATAAGAGTTTgcttcataaaaaaacatatcatacattcatagtatccaaaaataatttaatagcaTCACCATAATAAACATTCATATTTCTGACTTTTTTTGCCATTGCCCTGAATATATGCTCTGTATCTCCACCGGAGATCAGTCCTATTTTCAAGAGTGTTCATCCTAGTTTCAGTAGCAACAGTGTTACTTGATTTGCATCATGGTAATGGATGAGCCATAAACTGTATGTTTCGTCAAAATGCAGTGTTTTTTCCATATGTAGAGTCACGTTCAACTAGGATGTTATGAATGTGGATATTACGtaatgcattggatgtggaacaTCATAACCAGTGAGATAAAGAGTGACTGGTCCATGGTATGCATAAACTTGAGTTTCTAACATTGTTGACTGCAATTGGAActgaattttgttatttgcagtactaacttttaaatattaatacttGTAGTGGTTTGCTGATGAGACACCGTTGGGCATCGACAACATCACAACAATTCGAAACAAATGggcaacatattttttaaagactGCGTGTAAAAAGGGCTTATCATGGCTTaggagtattttttttcctgtattTGAGAcaattgttttgttattttagtCAGCAGCTATGAAATTTTCAGTCATGGTAGTAATACAGTGACCATTCACAATTGGTATAATGGTGATGCGCCCAAACATCGTGGTGTTCTATTTTTAGTATTACCTACtcattttgatataattttagtAATATATTGTCATTACCCCGTTGAACTGCATTGCACCTGCATTTGATTCCCACAGCAACAATTTAGTGCAGATGTTGTACCACGAAGCTTCCCACTGCAGCAGTTAACTGAACGAATGAAGTGTCGACCCTCTTTGCCACTGCACATCAGATGACAACTTCTTCAATGGGTGCCACTGAGTAGGTACGCGCACTTCATCAGAACTTGcatgtctgtgtgtgtgtgtgtgtgtttgtgtgttgtgTTACGTGatttgtttgtgtgtgtttcTGCCTGTGTTACCTTATTGGCCATGGAAATAGCTTTATTGAGATGCTTGAGAGCTTTGTCATACCGCAAAAACCCCACAAACCAAAATTCAGAATAATCCTCAGTCACTATCTCTAAATACTTCTGTTCTGCCTTGTTCACATTCTGGCTTTCATTGACCTCTTTTATTCCCCTTATTGGTATCAAAACCTGCATACATAACAAGAAGCACCTTCACATCAGAAGAATGAAATAGATAACAATCATATAAAGTCATAATAACCTTGGGAGAGCCACAATACAAAAAGTTAGCTATTTTAGTTACAAACTCcgagaaaaagagaggaaagaaaaacatataaagtCATAATATCCTGTAGATAATAGTGCACTGGATGGTGTTCAATATGTGTAACTAATCAATATGCttcttaagaattttaaaattctttttgtaGATGTTGGGGCGCTTCTTACATTCGGGTGGGGACTGTATGGCCAGGTGAGTTTGCTGTTGATggaattttttaatagtttccTATGTTGATCTTCTGCCTAGTTTGCGGTGACCATGGATTTCTTGGCCACGGTTGCGGCTTACCCTAAGCCGGATGACAAAATCAGAAGCACCAGCTTGAAGGtatcttcttattcttctttcaCATTTCATGAATTCATTTGTGTACTTGTGCTCTTCACATTGATTGATGGTGGCTTTTCTCAGGTTGAAGGAGGTGGCAATGTCGGCAACGCCTTTATTCTATAAGTCAACAAAGTTATCATAAATATTAGTTTGTGATGGAATGATGATATAATAATCCTTTACAAGGTGGCTGCCTCAGTGCATACACTATTTTACTCATAACTCTCagcattttcttaaaaaaaataagttatatctTGTAATATTTAATGGTTCAAATTTGATACTGATACACACACGGTCGGACACTCATTAGATTGTTGATGACAGTCAAGGCAGGAGTATATTAGACGAGCTACGAGATGATGGTGTAGATACATCCTTTATTGTGGTAATTTTAAGACTGTTCTGTTTGTAATTTGTAATCTTCATCAAGGCTATTGTATATGAGCAACATTATGTGCTTAAGTTGGAGGCatgcaaaattttaaagaaacataCACTGATTGAATTTAAAGAGGGAGAATTTAGAAAAAATCAATAAAGTTAGAGAGAGCTTTTATGTGCATAATTTTTACTGGTTTTGTGAATGTTGCTAGTAGCTTTTATGTAATTTCCCTTGGTGTCTTTTACCCATtcgtcttctttctttttctatccaTTTTCTCCTGCTTGTAAAGGGTTGGGGATGAGAAAAGAGAGATTCATCTGAAGGGATGTAAacaaaatgttatattttttcaatgtaGGCAGTTAGAAAGAATATACCCATCTTAATTGATGCAGAAAGGCCAAAGGAAGGGTTAGACAAACTCCTAAAATTAGCTGATTATGTTGTATGCTCAGCAAAGTTTCCAGCAGTAAGTGCGTTGTTTTCTCTGAAAGAACTGTCGTAACAAATGTATAATACTAGAGGTTTTCTCAtcaaccttctttcttttcatgttcagaaatattaaattgattttgacaATCCACTTTTCTATTCCGTAAACCAataaatgtattatttattttgtaaaatatatgtTGTCATATCAtgacaagaataaaaaaaagactacTTGCACATCAGCACATGTGTTATTTCAGTTGTCTTATTTGTAAGCTATATTCTTTTTGTGATGGAAAGGGGCCATTGCTTTCCTGATACCAATAGTGCATATCTTTTCTCATCAAAGATagctataaattttattatttcacatattttttccatttattttacTGAAACCTTATTTTTACTCCATTCTGTgggttgaatttattttaagcaTCATTAAATACACACACTTTTTGCTGCTGACAGTCATGGACAAAGGCATCAACTGTTCCACAAGCACTTGTTTCTATGCTTTTAAGGTTGCCCAACATAAAATTTGTGATTGTAACTTTGGGGAAAGATGGTTGTATAATGCTGGAGAGAAGTGTTGATGGTATGTATAGATGATAGTGAGCATATTAGGCACCacgttttatttgtttttcatgtAAACAGAGTTTCATTTACTATGCCTTTCTGGCAACAGGTCCTTCCTCGGAAGAAGTGGATGTAGACAGCTTATTGGAATCATTGGAGATAAAAAGGGATAAGAGTGTATCCATTCCAACCTGCATATCATGAGTAATGTCAGCAAAACccaaaattctttttcttctgttttggTATTACTGAAGTCTAACACCAAGCTTTATGCCACTGTGTGGGGTAGGCTACTTAGATCAAATTTAAGTTTGGCATACATTGTGTGTTTCTGTAAATGGTCAAATTTATGCATTTGGTGGGAATCAGTTTGGCCAATTAGGTACCGGTAGTGACCAGCCTGAGGTATGTTTTCCTTAATTGTTAGATCTCTTTGTTTTCATTAGAACAATATCAAACACATGCTTTTAGAAGATTTtggaaaaaatagttttagatAGGACCCATGTTACATTAACTCATGAGTACCTATTTACTTAAGGTTTCTCGACTTGAtgtcattattttaaaacaatgcATTGCTTTGTACATTACTTTGCTAGCAATTATCATACCTCTAAATGCATAAAAAGAAGTATTGTGGATAATATTGAATCGGGAAAACAAAATTcactttatgtttatttatcccatatagtttattttttgtttatttcctaatttaattatactttCTGCGTGAATGGTATAACCCAAATTTTGTGAGCAGGGGAACTAGAACAACGACGATCGTTACGAGACCCGTCTTTATAGCTTTCTTCAACAACGACGGGTGTAAACCACCCCGacgttgaaatttgaaaaagcaaCGACGGGTGTAACTTCCACCCCGTCTTTATAGCTTTCTGAAACAATGACAGGTCAATATAAACACCGACGTTGAAATGGATCCTAACAACGACGGTTGTTACGGATACCCGATGTTGAAATGGATCCGAACAACGACGGGTTCTTCAATAAATGCGTCGTCGAATTGTTTTATATAACGACTATTGTTAATTGCgcactaacgttgtcttctgacATTACAAAGACGGCTCTGGGGCTGACCGATGTCGTTGTTGTTGACATACAATGACATCTGGAACAAAGACGGTGTTGGGCCCGACGTAGATAGCTTACTTCGACCGATGTAGAAGttgctttttgtagtagtgacatCTCCAGGTTTGTACATTATAATGCcctcttttgcttttttttaatctgtttTCTTGAATTTAATTGATcacatgttatattttttttattacattagcTTTTAAAGAATTTTAGTCACGGTTGGAGGATCAGAGTAgtgataaaagtttttttttcttatgaacTAATTTGTTGACTTGAACTTTCAGAGTATTAATGTGGCGtgcatgtaaaaaattattttttagttcttttgCTAGAGCTTCAGTTGGAGTGGGGGGAAATAATGCAATTGGTGATGCACTGCCAAACTTAGACTCTACCACAATGCAAtcctttatacaaaagattggTCAAATCTCAAGCACCAACAACTTTTCAAAACCTACATGGGAAAGTTGATGAGAACCAATTTATGTATGATGATCAATACCTACGGCCAGATCTTGCATTTCAAAATGACCTAAGTTTCCAAAATGATGCTAGTTTCCCTCTTTGGTCATATAATTTTGGCAATACACTAATTCAGAATCATGCAAGTGCTTTAGGAAATGCCCTCAATTGGAAGACTTCAATGTTTGAGATGGGTAATGAAAATCCAACAAGAGCATGAAATGATGATATTAGTTCATTTGGGTCAAGTTCTATAGGGTTCCATTCAATGGAGCCAAATATTCGGCATTTTGAAGCACCAAACCTACCAGTTGCACCTGTCTAAAGGTATGAACCTCTCCAATATGGATTTGCAACAAACACTCAACCTGAAGTGAGAATATGGTTATGGacaatgatttggatagaaacCAATATCTCAATCTCAACGATCCTAACATGGATGATTAGGAAACTATTAAGGATTGAAGCCCTTTAATATATGTTATTGAATATACTATTATGTTTTTATGACATCCTATATTTTATAACTAATCTTTTTTACCATCATATCACTTATCATTGCTATTTTATCAAGGTGTGAAAACCCTTTTAAATTAAAGCCAAATTGGTTGAAGGCTACATTGATATGGTTACTAAATAGGATCTTAGAAATTGACgagtaaaaaatattgaatgttGCCATTTGAGAAACCATTGAGCACTATGTAATAAAAGAAGTTGAAAATGAAATCACCAACAACgtttatttaatttgagaaaatatttaagaaaatataaaaaaaaaatatttttttctagaaaacatAATAGGTTCATGAGTTGATTTATGCATAAAGAAAGGGGAAACTAAATCCTACAACACTCTTAGTACATCTAATATTAAACGAATACTTTTAAGTTGATTGTATAAGTTTTTCAATAACTATTTTGTGTGTGTCTTTTttatagaaagaaaacaaagggaAATTATATTTactgatatttaaaaaattaattttagaagaatttttattttaatttatttttgtgtattatataataataaattattattattttactatgcTCTCAAGAAGAATCAACATTATTCAAGACCTAAGATAGTATAactataaataagtttttacgCTGCATAAAACACTTGCCAACAAAATCCCAATCAATATCGTAGCTTGCTGTTGAGATTcaacatttatttaaagaaaattatttataatgtttatCTTTAACCTTaggaaatttatttaaagaaagttTTTTCATGCAACTAAAAATTACCATAAgctactaaaaaaaacaaaaaataaccgAAAGGCTTGACGCATTAGTGTCACTTGTTGTTGTGTTCACACTAATGAAAATGATTTATAgcctaaaaatttatatttattttttattgtgtgtaaaatttttttacttaacaaTAAACACTATAAacgaaattaatttttgattcAGTGTGTTAGAGTCTCTTattcatgacaaaaaaaaattattaaaaaattgtttaattactAAATACTATTAATACagtcaaacaaattttttaaccaataaaaacaattaaaaactaatgAAAAATACTTATCAAACATActccaaatttttattttctaaacaatataatttttttaaaaccaaatgtttaaataaattttatattataatgaaGTTATATATGGGTTCACAtggcatttaaaaaatataactttttgaatatttattattataattaactaGAAAAATCGAGCCACAATAATAACCATGTTGCTGTCATCTTCACCGTAGCCAAATCGGAACCCATATAGAGACTATTAAACCCCGTACCTTCTCCGTCTAACGCACTTCACTCCAATTAGAACCACCGCAAGCATCTGTCTGGCACCCAATGGGAACCacaaagggaaaaaaaacaaaaagagggaAAATAGTGAAAGATATTAACCTTCTATGAAGCACGGAACGCCTACTAGGTGACGTTTCTCGTTTCCGATACTGAATGAAACCTAGTTGACTTATTTGGATACAGCTGATCAAGACGGAAACAACGACTTCATTTAGTAGGAACGTATTAGGGACGTGTGCGTCCCAACAGTCCACAAGAAAGTAATTGCAACAAAATTTTGGTAGCAGACCAATTCTGACTTGAAAGGCTTCTCTCTTAGCTTCAGTGGaagaaaaaggggaagaatctcaAAGATTCCCCCAAGGTTCAAAGTTGAAACACGCCATGGACGGTTGAAGCAGAGAAAATAAGTGAAGGGGGAGTTGGGGGGACAGTGAAAAAGGTTGTAATTGAATCATTGCGAAAACCGCAACATGTTTCAGAAAACACAATTCGAGATCGCAGAGGAGGCTACAAAAACTGTTCAGGATTCAGACTCAGTCGATGATGTCTTGTCTGTGGGACAGGATAAGAGAGAgggataaagaaagaaagagaaaagatgaTAAAACCAGAAAACAcacttacaaaaattaaatacaaacatcTGTAACTAAATTGCACGATGATCTCTGTAGCAATATCTCCTCTAAGCTCCGTAATTGTAGTTCAAAATCCTCAAATCTGAAGGAAGACCCAaaagttgttttcttttttattaaaacaataaaaaaaattaagggaacCTTTGGCTTTCATAGATTTGGAGTGATGAAATGATGAATTGTATGACCGACACGGATGTGCCGATAAAAAGGCAGCGACATCAGACTTTGACCCACACTCTTACTTAaagtttataatatgttgttaattatgtgtttggtttggtttggttctttttatttttatttttattgagaataaaattttttaataaaaataatgataaaaatatgtttagttgagattttaaaataattttagtgaaaatatttttcagaacaaataaaagatt is a genomic window containing:
- the LOC114368237 gene encoding uncharacterized protein LOC114368237, whose amino-acid sequence is MDFLATVAAYPKPDDKIRSTSLKVEGGGNVGNIVDDSQGRSILDELRDDGVDTSFIVAVRKNIPILIDAERPKEGLDKLLKLADYVVCSAKFPASWTKASTVPQALVSMLLRLPNIKFVIVTLGKDGCIMLERSVDGPSSEEVDVDSLLESLEIKRDKSVSIPTCIS